The proteins below are encoded in one region of Lonchura striata isolate bLonStr1 chromosome 1, bLonStr1.mat, whole genome shotgun sequence:
- the ENTPD3 gene encoding ectonucleoside triphosphate diphosphohydrolase 3 isoform X1, with protein sequence MGRCDCIAWRVTLGSERSHRMLTRTLSVVAQVFLLLSIVLVIAIAVIQINQQQILSPGLKYGIVVDAGSSRTTVYVYEWPAEKENNTGVVSQTFKCNVKGPGISSYESNPGALAKPLDDCLNKVKERIPVHLHKNTSVYLGATAGMRLLRLQNASAANEVLASIQSYFRAQPFEFRGAQIITGPEEGVYGWITANYLMGNFLERNLWRTWVHPYRKETMGALDLGGASTQISFIPEDPEEHFNSTLQVKLYGYNYNVYTHSYQCYGRDEAEKRLLALLLQKSNTSANVDNPCYPQNYNTALTMKDFFGSLCTQSLRPANYYPNQLVNFRGTGDPGLCQEMVSLLFDFTACRHREDCPFNGIRQPKPKGNFVAFSGFYYTTNALNLSGHFSLDDFNSSMWFFCSQSWAQLPFMLPKFEEIYARSYCFSANFIYYLLVHGYNFNAETWPQIHFQKEVGNSSIAWSLGYMLSLTNMIPAEGKLIQLPLNPSLFAGLLIFLSATALLCLLYLVYLCIVSYHRKNIPCVEHVFVPE encoded by the exons GATGCTCACCAGAACCCTGAGTGTTGTTGCCCAAGTGTTCCTCCTTCTAAGCATAGTCCTTGTTATTGCTATTGCAGTGATTCAGATAAATCAGCAACAGATCCTCTCCCCAGGGCTTAAG TATGGAATAGTCGTTGATGCTGGATCCTCTCGGACTACAGTCTATGTCTATGAGTGgccagcagaaaaagaaaacaacacgGGAGTAGTGAGCCAAACCTTCAAGTGCAATGTGAAAG GCCCTGGCATATCCAGCTATGAGAGTAACCCTGGAGCTCTTGCCAAGCCTCTTGATGACTGTCTGAATAAAGTGAAGGAGAGAATACCAGTTCATCTGCATAAAAACACTTCTGTTTATCTGGGGGCTACAGCTGGCATGAGACTGCTGAG GTTGCAAAATGCATCGGCAGCCAATGAAGTCCTTGCAAGCATTCAAAGCTACTTCAGAGCACAACCTTTTGAATTTAGGGGTGCGCAGATCATAACTGGGCCAGAGGAAGGGGTGTATGGATGGATAACAGCCAACTATTTAATGGGCAATTTCTTAGAG AGAAACCTTTGGAGGACATGGgtccatccttacagaaaagaGACTATGGGAGCACTGGACCTTGGAGGAGCTTCCACTCAAATTTCATTTATCCCTGAGGACCCTGAGGAGCACTTCAATAGCACCTTGCAAGTGAAGTTGTATGGTTACAACTACAATGTCTACACTCACAGCTACCAGTGCTATGGGAGAGATGAAGCTGAGAAAAGGCTTTTAGCATTGCTGCTCCAG AAATCAAACACCAGTGCCAATGTGGATAATCCCTGTTACCCTCAAAACTATAATACAGCATTAACGATGAAGGACTTCTTTGGCAGCCTTTGTACACAGTCTCTGAGACCAGCAAATTACTACCCAAACCAGCTTGTGAATTTCCGTGGAACAGGAGACCCAGGTCTGTGCCAGGAGATGGTTTCTTTATTGTTTGACTTCACTGCTTGCAGACACAGAGAAGACTGTCCATTTAATGGAATACGTCAGCCAAAACCTAAAGGGAATTTTGTG GCTTTCTCTGGATTCTACTATACAACTAATGCTTTGAATTTATCTGGGCACTTTTCCCTAGATGACTTCAATTCAAGTATGTGGTTTTTCTGTTCACAGAGCTGGGCGCAG CTCCCATTTATGCTACCTAAATTTGAAGAAATATATGCTAGATCCTACTGTTTCTCAGCCAATTTCATTTATTACTTGCTTGTACATGGTTACAACTTCAATGCAGAAACTTGGCCACAGATACATTTTCAAAAGGAG GTTGGTAACAGCAGCATAGCGTGGTCACTCGGTTACATGTTAAGCCTCACAAACATGATTCCAGCAGAAGGCAAGCTGATCCAGCTACCTCTGAACCCTTCTCTGTTTGCtgggctcctcatcttcctctcgGCTACGGCACTGCTGTGTCTCCTCTACCTCGTTTACTTGTGCATTGTGTCGTATCACCGGAAGAACATCCCTTGCGTTGAACACGTATTTGTTCCAGAATGA
- the RPL14 gene encoding large ribosomal subunit protein eL14 encodes MVFKRFVEIGRVAFISFGPHAGKLVAIVDVIDQNRALVDGPCSGVRRQAMPFKCMQLTDFVLKFPHSARQKCVRLAWEKENINEKWSATRWAKKIEAREKKAKMTDFDRYKVMKAKKMRNRIIKHEMKKLQRLASKKGKKPGKPGKAPKGKKPEKAPKAKKPEKAPAPKAQKAQK; translated from the exons ATG GTGTTCAAGCGCTTTGTGGAGATTGGCAGAGTTGCCTTCATCTCCTTCGGGCCACATGCTGGCAAACTGGTGGCCATCGTGGATGTTATTGACCAAAATAGG GCACTGGTGGATGGCCCCTGCAGTGGTGTCAGGAGGCAGGCCATGCCCTTCAAGTGCATGCAGCTGACTGACTTTGTCCTGAAGTTCCCACACAG TGCTCGTCAGAAGTGTGTGCGACTTGCCTGggagaaggaaaatataaatgaaaaatggtCAGCGACAAGATGGGCAAAGAAGATTGAGGCTCGAGAAAAG AAAGCCAAAATGACTGACTTCGATCGCTACAAGGTGATGAAAGCGAAGAAAATG agaaaCAGAATCATCAAGCATGAAATGAAGAAGCTCCAGAGATTGGCTTCTAAAAAAGGCAAGAAGCCAGGGAAGCCAGGGAAGGCACCAAAGGGCAAAAAGCCAGAGAAGGCACCCAAGGCTAAGAAGCCAGAGAAGGCGCCAGCACCCAAGGCACAGAaggcacagaaataa
- the ENTPD3 gene encoding ectonucleoside triphosphate diphosphohydrolase 3 isoform X2, with the protein MLTRTLSVVAQVFLLLSIVLVIAIAVIQINQQQILSPGLKYGIVVDAGSSRTTVYVYEWPAEKENNTGVVSQTFKCNVKGPGISSYESNPGALAKPLDDCLNKVKERIPVHLHKNTSVYLGATAGMRLLRLQNASAANEVLASIQSYFRAQPFEFRGAQIITGPEEGVYGWITANYLMGNFLERNLWRTWVHPYRKETMGALDLGGASTQISFIPEDPEEHFNSTLQVKLYGYNYNVYTHSYQCYGRDEAEKRLLALLLQKSNTSANVDNPCYPQNYNTALTMKDFFGSLCTQSLRPANYYPNQLVNFRGTGDPGLCQEMVSLLFDFTACRHREDCPFNGIRQPKPKGNFVAFSGFYYTTNALNLSGHFSLDDFNSSMWFFCSQSWAQLPFMLPKFEEIYARSYCFSANFIYYLLVHGYNFNAETWPQIHFQKEVGNSSIAWSLGYMLSLTNMIPAEGKLIQLPLNPSLFAGLLIFLSATALLCLLYLVYLCIVSYHRKNIPCVEHVFVPE; encoded by the exons ATGCTCACCAGAACCCTGAGTGTTGTTGCCCAAGTGTTCCTCCTTCTAAGCATAGTCCTTGTTATTGCTATTGCAGTGATTCAGATAAATCAGCAACAGATCCTCTCCCCAGGGCTTAAG TATGGAATAGTCGTTGATGCTGGATCCTCTCGGACTACAGTCTATGTCTATGAGTGgccagcagaaaaagaaaacaacacgGGAGTAGTGAGCCAAACCTTCAAGTGCAATGTGAAAG GCCCTGGCATATCCAGCTATGAGAGTAACCCTGGAGCTCTTGCCAAGCCTCTTGATGACTGTCTGAATAAAGTGAAGGAGAGAATACCAGTTCATCTGCATAAAAACACTTCTGTTTATCTGGGGGCTACAGCTGGCATGAGACTGCTGAG GTTGCAAAATGCATCGGCAGCCAATGAAGTCCTTGCAAGCATTCAAAGCTACTTCAGAGCACAACCTTTTGAATTTAGGGGTGCGCAGATCATAACTGGGCCAGAGGAAGGGGTGTATGGATGGATAACAGCCAACTATTTAATGGGCAATTTCTTAGAG AGAAACCTTTGGAGGACATGGgtccatccttacagaaaagaGACTATGGGAGCACTGGACCTTGGAGGAGCTTCCACTCAAATTTCATTTATCCCTGAGGACCCTGAGGAGCACTTCAATAGCACCTTGCAAGTGAAGTTGTATGGTTACAACTACAATGTCTACACTCACAGCTACCAGTGCTATGGGAGAGATGAAGCTGAGAAAAGGCTTTTAGCATTGCTGCTCCAG AAATCAAACACCAGTGCCAATGTGGATAATCCCTGTTACCCTCAAAACTATAATACAGCATTAACGATGAAGGACTTCTTTGGCAGCCTTTGTACACAGTCTCTGAGACCAGCAAATTACTACCCAAACCAGCTTGTGAATTTCCGTGGAACAGGAGACCCAGGTCTGTGCCAGGAGATGGTTTCTTTATTGTTTGACTTCACTGCTTGCAGACACAGAGAAGACTGTCCATTTAATGGAATACGTCAGCCAAAACCTAAAGGGAATTTTGTG GCTTTCTCTGGATTCTACTATACAACTAATGCTTTGAATTTATCTGGGCACTTTTCCCTAGATGACTTCAATTCAAGTATGTGGTTTTTCTGTTCACAGAGCTGGGCGCAG CTCCCATTTATGCTACCTAAATTTGAAGAAATATATGCTAGATCCTACTGTTTCTCAGCCAATTTCATTTATTACTTGCTTGTACATGGTTACAACTTCAATGCAGAAACTTGGCCACAGATACATTTTCAAAAGGAG GTTGGTAACAGCAGCATAGCGTGGTCACTCGGTTACATGTTAAGCCTCACAAACATGATTCCAGCAGAAGGCAAGCTGATCCAGCTACCTCTGAACCCTTCTCTGTTTGCtgggctcctcatcttcctctcgGCTACGGCACTGCTGTGTCTCCTCTACCTCGTTTACTTGTGCATTGTGTCGTATCACCGGAAGAACATCCCTTGCGTTGAACACGTATTTGTTCCAGAATGA